The Cryptomeria japonica chromosome 6, Sugi_1.0, whole genome shotgun sequence genomic interval GTCCTTAGTCACTAAGGCTTGATTATTAGCAATTGTATCAAACCTAAACATTTTGCCAATCTCGATAGCACTGGCAATAATCTTTTCATTTTAAGACTTATCTCTGATAAGACAAATCTTTTTATCATGATTGCTATTGAACTCATTCCTAAGGTTGTGGTCAAGAAATCTGATTAACAAAAAGGAGATTTTTGGTAAGTCCTGGCACATACAAGACATTAGTAAGCCTACAACAGTTTATGCCAAACTTCAAAGTGATGTCACCAATACCTTTGATTTCAATCAAATTATCAGATGTGATGTCACCAATACCTTTGATTTCAATCAAATTATCAGATGCAATGTATACAGAGCAATCAAATTATCTTCCACTGTATTGGAAACATGTATATATACAATAAGATAAGAAATAACCCGTGCATTTTCTAGCAATGACAAGTTCAACTAATTACCAACTCAATTCCTAAATATACTACAAGACAATAAcaaatcaaaacaaacaaaaacaaactatGCACGAGTGGACAATGGTGGAATATGCCAACAAGCTTGTGTATGCCTTGTGGGAAAAAAATATTTTAAGTTGAATAGTAAGGGGTACAGAGGCAATTTTTTAGCAATAGAGAGGAGACTTATGTAAACGGTGCTAAGTTTACAAAATAAAAGATATTCATGgtatatttgttttttattaggtAAGTATTGGAGCTATGAACTTGAAAGGGTTTCAAAAGACTCCAAAACCTTGTACATCAAGAAAGCCCACAAATAAATGAAACAAAAACACACAAAGAAACTAGCCTTAAGCCTAGAAAGGTCCTTGGAAAACAAACACCGGAACTACAACAAAGAGGTAGTCAAAACCACAATCAAGGAGGTTTGAAACCAAACCTCTCTAGAGAGCTCTAAAGTAAAGTCTAACTTGATTGGGTCACCCTACCTTTCTTTGAAGAACCAATCTCAACCAGAGTAAAatcatttagattaggtttttccTCCAAGGGGGATCCCCTCAAGTCCTTAACAATACCCATAATTGTTAGGTCCAAACCCTTAAGTAAATTCAAAGAAGAATCAAATACCAAAAGACACAAACATCTAGTTTTTGTTTGCCATCAAGGGAAGACCCCTAAGTTTTTCCTATGAGACATTTAAATGTGAAGTAGATTCATTTCCTTTAAAACTAGTCACTAAGTTTCTATGACCAAATGAAGGAAATGTCCTTTTAGACTGAATATGGAgcttctctttgatatcttggcaCAAATGGGAAAAATGTCTACCTGTATGGCAATGAAAGCAAACCAATGAGGACGACCCAATGGATTTTTTGCTCCCAAACACCCAACTTGGAGTGTAACTTAATAGTGTTTAGCAATAGCTTATCGATatcaacaaaaacacaaaatttgacaaaaaaaaacaAGTGTTTCATTGCTTTCATGACATTGTTAATAGCTAGAAATGAACCAAGGGCATTAGGAATACCTCTTACGATTTCTTCAGCCCAGTCTTCCAAAGGGAgctctggtaaccttacccaaataGAGACCTAGTTAGATTTTTCCTTGGTAGCATCAAACACAATAGTCCATTTTTTCAAGAATATGGTAAATTTGCTAAAGAACCAAGACCCTCCTTGCAATATGCTCATGGCTCCTCAAAGGattggaaggagaataagaagAAATCATCAAGAAATTTAGCCAATCAAAATTGACCAAAAATATGCCATTTTTTAGAAGCCCAACTACAAACAACATCAATATTAAGACAAGAACCTGAGAACCTCTTTGTGAGGGCATTCCCCATGCAAACAAAGGCTTTGTCAACCAAGGCAACACAAATCCTCAACAAGAAGCAAAAGCAATCAAAGGCAAAATATGCTTCACCCTAACAACAAATAGGCACATGAGTGGAAGAACCACTGAGCATTGAATCAATAATAAGAACCTCAACAAACATGGAAATACCACCAAACACTGGTTCAACATAAGGAACCTTGGCCACACATTTGGCATACGCTTGCGTAATCCCTCCACCAAGGCAACTCCAATCCTAGAATCTTGCAAGAACGAAAGGATTTGAGGGGGACTAGAGGACCCAACAACAACAAAAGGCACTTCAATATAGATGTTACCCTTCCTAGCAACAAACAATAGGAATCCAAAGTGTAGTGATAAGACAACCCCATTGGATCATGTTGTAGTGCAATCACCACACATGGCCCCCTCATTCACAAGCCCTTCCTCAACAAGATCCTTGAACGGAAGAACAAACACTTGGGAAAGACGCCCTTTCTTAAGCCCAGCTCAAGACAACCATTCGAACTCTCTTCGAGATCCATAGGTGCAAGACGAGCAGCCACAAAGGTGATGAGCACATGCTTATACTAAAAGGGAGAGAATCAATATAAGACAAGCTTTTACTTTTTCAATACTTAGCAACCATAACAATATCAATCACACAAGATCTAACAATTATGCAATACAAGAAGAACGcgagatttatgtggaaacccttgcaagagaaaaccacaacaaaatattgcttatataaaACTTCTCTTATAAACTCCATAGGCACCAACCCACATGAGACATCAATCCTCTTTCAAATGATTTGTAGGCACCACCCACTGGAAACACCAATTCCTGCAACTAAACACCAATTTAGTAAGAGACGCCAATCTCTTCTATGGCAAGGCACCAATCTCTACAAATCtgctcaaaatctcttctcaaTCTTGCTCAAAATACTCTTCACATGTCTGCTCAAACTTTCTACTCAGATCTGCTGAGACTTTCTTCACAATTTTGCTCATAAAAATCTTCAACAATCTGCTCACAAAATCTCCTTCAGATCTGCTTATAAATTTGATTTAGATCTGGTCCAATATGCTTAAAAGTTTGCTCTAATATGCTTCAAAAATCTGCTTTAATATACTGCTGTAATCTTTCTCTTGATCTCCTCCCAAAATCTAGCCTCAAACAAAATATCCAATAGAAGATTTGAAACCCCCACTCTGCTCCCACTCACTATCTTTTGTAATGTTAATtgtatatttactatatatttgttaTAGCTTACAGTGAGTTCTTTTTAAGTACTTTCTGCAGTAAATCCTTGTAAATGCTATGTACATTCCTATTTGTCTGTCTAGTCCAAGTTAAATGAGTTAAAATATAGCTGTACGCTCCTTTGGCATAAGACTTCTGATTCTTGCTCTCTTCCTCATTAATAATTTCCAGGAATAGAGTTTTGTTTAACATTAACAGGCAAGCTGAGAGATGCGTCTGCGTCACTGAACCATAACTTAGACTAGCATGGATATCTTATATATTTCTCTGTAAAAGAAGCAAGAGATATTATTTTGAGTTGAATAACAAATTCAATGTccaatattttctttaatatttcaAATGGCATTCTCAGGTAACGCAAAAGACAGGAACTTTCCTGACAAGCTAAAGGCATCAATTCAAGTCCAATCCACCAATCGTATGGATGCTACACTTGCCCACAAACAGTCCCTCCACAGACAATTCACAGGCAACCGTTCTCAAATCTATAAGACATTCAAGAAATAGTGGACATTCCGACCCCAGGCTTAAATTCATAAGTCATTTCCTCAATGCGGAATGGTATATTCTATTTCTTACAACTTGCATTACATGCTCCCTCATTATTTTTGTAACTGGCCATGACAGTTAAGATGCTATATGATCAGCCTATCCATGACAGACTGAGAAGCATTATAAGACCTGTTTTACTTCTTGAAATTTTATGACAATATTACTCATAGTTGTAACTCCTCGGtaacaagaattttttttaatcACCAACATTCGTTATGACACCTTAATATCTTTGACCAATGACTCATGTTCTGAACACTTTTTTAATATAAGCAATCACTTTGTTATCCCAGATTCAAGCTTAGAGACAACAATTTGATTGTGAAAACTGCATCCAGTTAGAGTCAGCCAAAGATTTCAATGCAATGCCTAGCAGTTTTTTCACATCTTATTTGGAAAGACAGAAGATCATACAAAAATAATTTTCATACTAAAACATTTTATCCAAACAGACATTTAATAGAACATTGTATTAATTTGTCAGATCAGGTTCAAGTAAGCAAATAAAATTCAGTAGGTCTCAACCTGCAACAAGTATGTGTTAAATGCATCTGTTAAACTTTTTCTGTTCTCGGTTTTTGCTTCATGCATGGTCAGCTACATCCAAAAGAATCACAGTTACACTTTCAGGATGTTTCTACAGTGTATCCACACAAAATCCAAATTGTATGACGTGGAAGCAATGGCCATGCCCCGTACATATGTAATTTGCATTCATCATTCATGTAGCATTCAATACAAACTTGCGAGAGTTTCAAAAAATATAACTAAAGACTAGAATCAGTACTACTAATGTGATCCCTCTGGTAGCACCAATATAAATCCAACAATAAAAACGTCAGGAAACAATCAAGTTCTAAACAGTGGGCATAAATGAAATCAAATCAACTGAACAAGATGAATATGGTTTTTGGGTGACTCTCCAAACAAAATGATCAAAGCTAGCAAACTTGCAAGATTTTAGCAGCAGAGGACTAAAAGTTAATCTATCAAGTAATCAAAAGGTCAGGATACAACCAAGTTGCAAAACAATGGgctcaaaaagaaaacaaaattaaacaagATGAATAAGGTATTCCAGCTAACCCTTGAAACAGTCTAGATCAATTATCAAAGATaccatgaattgtaagtatctcttTACTGAAAAAAGTTGGCTCTTCTCCAATTAATGACGATGAATAAGAATGCAGCAGAAAAATTTCACACGCCTCAATGGCATGAATAATTGTCCAAGATTTGCATTATTAGTTATAATATACCAATAAAAATTTTGCAAATCAGTTTCTTAAAAAGCCTCTATGGTGCAATATGTGCAAGAACTTAGATTCTTACAATCAATGTAAAAAATTATTCCTTAACACAATTTGTAAAACTACATTCCAAATAATCCTCACATAAATGAAATGGTATATCTCAAAACTTTTGTCAAAGATTGAGAAATAGATTACAAAAAGGAAAATGAATACAATTCCCAAAATTGATGGGTTCAAGCAAGAGAAAGCTTAAAATGTACTTAACATCGAAACAGAAATTTCCAATCTTGTGGTGGCATGCACAAATCTAGCTCCAATCATCAGTAGTTGCTTTGGCATATCAATGAATTTCCTCTTGATCATATTACTCTTGTCTAAAAGATGGTTCTGACAATATAAACTCATTTCCTGGACTCGCAGATTGCAAATCCAGCTGCCTCTCTACATGAACCCCAGAAACGCAAGTCTCATCTATAAATACATCATTCTGTTTGGGGATCTGACATACAGTACTAGCTTTCCTTTTACGGGGTTTCACTGAAATAAGTCTAGCAATCTGCAACTGAGTATCCATAATAACCTGAGCTCTTTCAAGTTCTAGTTCTGCTCGTCTAGTCTCAGCCTCAGCATGTAACCTTTCTGTGTCCTTGTACATTTCAATCTTGGCTTGCTCCAGCTTCAAGAACAATTGTGCAAATGATCTGATGTCCATCGCCATGTCACTCTGAATTTTTTTTTGACACTTGACTTGGCTTGAACCAGCCTCTAATGCATTGCTAtcagttttttcattttttgtaacaAGGGCAGGGCTTGTATCACTCTCAAAGCCACCACCATCACCGGCCTTTCCATCTTGCTCAATTGCAAAATTGGGCTGACGAATAAGAACGTTATGTTCTCTCTCAAGTTGCTGCTGAATAATGTGAAGGGTGTGACCTAAACTCTCTATTGGAGATTGTTTGGCGAACAATTCAACATTCTTTGCTTCGGAGGCATCTCCACTTGCACTGTCTTGAGCTTCTTCATGAACCACAGCGTGATACCCTGCATCCATACCCCCAGGAATTCCAGCTTTAAGAGTTGGGCAACGCAGCATTAGATCCATCCTGGAAAAGAATGGCCACTCAGAGCAATTCCGGCTCTTATTACTGCAACTCTCAGCTTCAGATCGATACTTCTTCTTCATGCCCTCAATTTTGTTCTTGCATTGAATTGGGGTTTTCATTGTTTGCATTCCTCCTGCAGGAATCGATACAAGTGCAGACACATCTTCCCAGTCCCCCACACGAAAATTTCCTCTGTTCCTATCATTCCACTTAGCCTCATATGCATTAAGAAGTTCATGTATGGCACCATCACTCCATTCACTTTTCTTCAATCTTTCCTCATGGTCCTTGAGCTTGCAGTCGTGAAGCGTGACAAGCTTTGAAGAGGCATCATCATTGTTACCTCGGTCCATATACAGAAAACTTGCCATCAATACGAAACGCTGATAGCAATTCACAAAGAGCTGGTAATGGGTAAATTCCCTAAAAAATCCAAACTCAAACACAACTGTGAACTGAAGCCATCAGAGAGAAATACGCCATGCGGAGTAAGCCctaaaatcaaattgaaaagatcATTACCGTGAAAATGCCCATGACTCTAACCCTAAATCCGAaacaaatttcaagcctttattcAAAAGAAAGTGCCCCACGGATTTGAGTATATAGTGGGGTATAAAGAGCTTCACACCAAAGACCCAGGTTCAGATCTCAACAAGTAGGGATCTCTTGTAGTGGCCATGAAGACTCTGAAAGTAGCAATCCATTTATGATAATGCATTGATTAAAACCCACCCCTATGTTTCGCAATGGAAAGATCTTGAAGTACAGTCGAATGCAATCATATTAAGGAACCAAATCCAACCCATGACTACAATGAGATGGCCCACATTTTACACCAAACTTTAGCCCCCAAGGGTCAGCTCTGTTGACTAGGCCGCCTGTTCTATGTGCAGTgcttataaaaaataaatagataaatacatAGGAAACCCTAACTCTTGAATCATTTCATTTCTTACAAAGCACTAAGCTTAAGAATTAAAAATACCTTGCAGAAGAAGATCTTCGTCAAGCTTTTAATCCACAAGCTTCATGAAATCCAAAGCTGAGTAATGCCAGATCTTCAGCATCAAATCTAACTTCATGAATGTGAATAAGATTCCGATCATCTCAAATTCAGCTATTGAAATAGTTTACTCTGCTTTGCTAAGGTGAGCTACAAAAAGTAGAATCATTGTTTCCGCCATCAAATCCCCGAGTAGTCAAGCTACGGTTGTACAAACGAATTTTGAAAACAAATTTTCTGCATCAAATCCCCAGATCAAAATTGATTTAGTataaatgaatgaatgtttttaataatgtCAAATCAAAATTGATTTAGTataaatgaatgaatgtttttaataatgtCAGAAGGCCAAACAGTCTATGGGACTCCCATAGCTAGCAAAAAAGGTATGCAAACAATTTATGGGACTTCTGGATAGCTAGTAAAGAAGGCATGCAAAACCCGAACAAATCCAAACTGTTaaacctctttctccttctccctctGCATCTTGGATCTTCTGTTGTGTAACTTGATTAGAAAATCTGCAACTTTTGGTATTTTTTCTGTCAAATAGACTACTTAAGGTGTTCACATTTAGTGTCTCAACATACCTACTCCAGATGTCACTGTAGGCTAGGCAATCCATGATGTAATGTCATTCAATCTCCACCACCCCTTGCGTACAATATCTACACCTTATATCTTCCCATTCCTCTTTGGGCATCGTCTATCTCCCAGTTTCACATCTAAGTTGATGTGCGCTGGTCCTTATGAGATGGTAATTTGATATTTGATATTAATTTGTTGGTTTGGTGTAAATAGTAATTATAATGTGTAATTTCATTATAGAATTGATATTAAAAATTTATGATTAGTGAAAACTTATATAACGTAAATACAGTCATGTCATGACCTTTGTCTATTCAGGCATCATAAATGAAAATCTTGTTaagaagaattaaaaaaaaactaagtcCCTCTTTAGTAAGATTTTCATTTCTAATGTTTGGATAGGCGTTTCCCACATCATGAGGTCTAATGCTGGATATAATCATGTAATGTAGTATAAGCCATATTATGCGTCCTGGTGTAGGAGCACttagttgagcaaaactctcctttttgagtaatttgtgatttcatgtttgtaatgtcttttgtcaagtttataatgttttaggttgttgtgtgtcatgtttaatggttttgatctcattttgggttcAAGAGGTCAaattttgcctttcaggctttgagttgacaatttttgccaaaaatgtgcaaaattgccaaaaaggtcttccaATGCTTTCCAAAAGCATTGAAaaatgtttgataagtgtttttaagcatgtctaagttgtttagacaagttgataaggttagagtgtcaaaaatgtcttttggagcaagaaatgttgtcatttgggcttgcaagagttgtaaaagttgtcattttttttacttttcttgcaaaatgaagttgtggaagcctcatgtccgtaCTGGACTTGATAAATAAATTGTTGGACTATAAAAAGACCTCTCTTTGCCTTGAAGAacgttggtgattgtatgagcaagagtttcctaataaaaatcatgacattttggctttattcactgttttttttttcctttggtgTAACAGTCTGTACTGTAGCTTCATAGTCCATACTATACCTTTGGAAAGTGTGCATAGTAGTTGTACAATACTCTCCAAGTGATTGTAGCACTGGTTTCCTTTGGCAATttgtttgtacaaaattattttacttttgtgtgctcactgccctatcaagggtttgaagttccaaaatgccaccacttgactaatccaggtctgggatcccacaaaatggatttagtcaagttggcactcatgtatataatgtacatatgcTTTAATTTATTCCAAAATTGTGTTTGGAaggaggacttgagtgaatactaggcaagtattgattaatcggctagtagcatgatcaaaaactcaagatttgcacccaaaagaaatttggagtgaacaagTGTATGAGGCAGAGGTCTGGACATATGGCCAAGGGTTTTTAGAATCACCTTGGTTTGTTAGAGCAGCTCATTCCTATTAAATATTCTctttgtaaacaaaacagtgagttcactgtttttgtgaattgtgtttgtcaaatgctcatggaatgcttcaaaaacatcatccaagccttgtaactaagaaggaaatgtaataggaagattgGTTAGTGTTTtgcagacctcattgaggtatattttcaattcaaaCTCCTTATTATGCAAGTCCCAAGAGGTGGCAGCAGCTGACTGGTAAAAAGACAGCATTTTGACAGTGACAGTGGTATTCCacttcctttctcagatgtgtgccaagtgtttggcattatgtttgCAGGAAGTAATAGGGGAAGGCTTTATTTGGTGTGGCAGAAGTCTTAAGCCAGTTTGGAGGCTTGATTAGTGGAGTTGGGAAGACCTTTCTATGTTCTTTGgtccaaaccctaccaaacccttcaAAAGTGCCACAAATAGTAGACAGTCATGATTTTGCACTAATAGTGGCCTAAACCATGGAAATCCACTAGCATATACCTTAAaactatcatccaaatcaaggTTGTTGGAGGAGAGACCCATCGTAGAGCAGGACAAGCAAAAAAGTGTCAATtacccctccacgggctagtagccttttgactgcataacacacactttttagAACCTGATTGCAAGGAGGAGTTTGGGGCTCATGAGACTTTGTGTGGACACTTTAAAACAGTGAACCAAATGACAAATAGGACCTTGGAAAGTGCATAGCCTCAGTTGGATtttttgacccttggttggtgtATTGAGCAAGCCAAAGGCTATGGGCCTAAAACTCAGTTTGGTTGTCAAACTTGAACAAAACCTTGCTGCCCCTACATGACCATGTTGGAACTGCCTGTTGCATACTGAGAACAATAAGTTGAATGTCCAGTAAGCCAGAGATTGAGAAAAGTGTAGATGGGAGAGGTGAGTAGTTGGAGTAAGTTTGAGCATGGGTTTGAGCTATCACCAGaaagggaggttgttggtgaagactCATAGAGAGACCTAACTATTGCAACTAAACTTGATATTGGCAAACATAAGGAGCAGACATAAACAAtacctcttgtttccttttatggccttttgactcaaattggccttttgagcacttacctagcaatctccctatcacagTGGtctcagagccaacaaaagattcaggaggaaaggaATATTagggaaaacatggtgactaatgcagagtgagccaagaaggttgaagaccaagaagaggaaaatagggcactcagagaaagattagatcaactagcaatgaaactagctgaagtagaagtcaaaactgaaaaagtccatgataaggttggagatcagggtaaaatgatggcaatagaggatgaggtcCCCATGCCTAACCCTATCATTGaaaaagaaccattcttgaaagccttgagagctatgagtggtaaaaccttagggagtggctcttttcagtgggaagatggatccagatgctcttatagagtggattgaaggtctagaaaaccattttgaatgtgatggagtaactgaagcacaaaaggttaaggtagcaaaatcaaggttgagaggggcaactttaacttggtggaagttcatccaagaggaaagggtgaaagaaggtaagcagccactagccacctggaaagcaatggtagccaaaataaaagaaacctaccttcctgaagactatgaagtacaacttcacaggaaaagacaaaatttgagacaaaaagacctagatgtcagtagctacactgaggagtttcaaaaactgtgcatgagatccagagtagtagaggatgagagtataaaagtggcaaggtacttgaatgggttaagatcgaacatccaggaagagatgagcttgttatgcccacaaacagtacacaagtgttatcaactagcacttaaggtggaagagaaaggtaggagaaagaaagaacaaaacaacagaggtaaaggtaggggaagagatggtagaggccatagaggtagttttgggggaaggagcatagatcaacgatcccaaggagagtctaaaattatagagaaaagtggggattctcagagcaaacccaaaTATAGGGGTAGGGGTTCAAGCAACCCAAGTAGGGGTAGATATAATGGACTAGgtagagggtcctacttctcaaccatgaagtgctataactgtcaaaagttgggccacccagcctatagatgcccagagaagcctagttcatcctatggtggtgagaagaggataaactatgttcaggaagatggaggtaataccagaacttcagcattgagccacctagctttagaagatggtgagattttaatgatcaagagagtgttaatgaagaagccacacagtacagaggtctcacagagaagagcacactagtacattcgggtcaaaattttgatggcaaatcgtcggaattccgacacaaTTTTGTCACACTACTGACAAAAAAAgtcatcgaaaactttgtgtcggaagttctgactatccttgtggtcgtcgcaattccgacatcacctccaacctttcggacggccgccatggatgctcatactccgaaagaataccgtcgcgatctcggcctatcatcagaattctgactccaaagggtaaaattttgatagaggagtgtcgtcggatgcacagcatcctcgtcggaactctcctggaggccatcatgcactcctctgtcggaattttaccctttggagtcggaattccgacgatagaccgatttttcaaaaaaaaaaaatttatagaaaaagattgacattggtatctctcttctatctctcttctctatccctctctactatctctcttctctctcccctctctaggtctctttctccatccctatcttcttct includes:
- the LOC131071434 gene encoding trihelix transcription factor ENAP1, producing the protein MASFLYMDRGNNDDASSKLVTLHDCKLKDHEERLKKSEWSDGAIHELLNAYEAKWNDRNRGNFRVGDWEDVSALVSIPAGGMQTMKTPIQCKNKIEGMKKKYRSEAESCSNKSRNCSEWPFFSRMDLMLRCPTLKAGIPGGMDAGYHAVVHEEAQDSASGDASEAKNVELFAKQSPIESLGHTLHIIQQQLEREHNVLIRQPNFAIEQDGKAGDGGGFESDTSPALVTKNEKTDSNALEAGSSQVKCQKKIQSDMAMDIRSFAQLFLKLEQAKIEMYKDTERLHAEAETRRAELELERAQVIMDTQLQIARLISVKPRKRKASTVCQIPKQNDVFIDETCVSGVHVERQLDLQSASPGNEFILSEPSFRQE